The Deltaproteobacteria bacterium genomic interval GCGGCTCCCACGGTCGCGAGCGCCATGCCGTTTCTTGTCGACCGGCCTCATCCCCTCACTATCGCCACTCCGTGGGCGGCCGCTCGAGACCTCGCATTCCGCTCCTGCTCTTCGCCCTCGCGGCCCGGGCTGTGGGGACTCAGCCGAGCGGAATTCGATCAGATCGTGGTTGGCGATCTCACACGCCTCCTAATCTGGCCGCCGACCCCTGCAAGGGGTGCTCTTCTCGTAGGATGGTGCGGTTATGGCGCGACCTCGATCACGAGCGATGGATCGAAGGATGCGTTCTCGACGACGCCGCTCTTCGCGTAGCCGCGCGGATTGGCGACGACGCGCGTGCTGCCGACCGTGTAATCGAAGCTGTCGTGCATGTGCCCATGCAGCCACAACCGCGGCTTCCAGCGCAGGATGCGGTCCTCGAGGTCGCTGACGAAACAGGGGTTGAGCGGCGAACCGGCGAAGCGCGGATGGATGCTGCCGCGCGCCGGCGCAAAGTGCGTGACGACAACTGTCGGGCCGTCGTGCGCCTCGCCGAACTTCGCATCCAACCACGCGACCGACTTCTCGAACTCCGCGCGCGACACATCGGGCGTGAAGAGTTCGGCGCGTCCGGGTGCGACCGCGATGCGCGAGAAGTCGCGCACCATCGACATCGCCTGCCGCA includes:
- a CDS encoding metallophosphoesterase family protein, giving the protein MKIQLLSDLHLSVHPMPVPRTDADVVVVAGDLARAQGSIEWARQFEQPTLVVAGNHEFYGSDLETTIAQLREHAKGSRIHVLECEEWHFEGVRFLGCTLWSDHRLFADAQQREAGLRQAMSMVRDFSRIAVAPGRAELFTPDVSRAEFEKSVAWLDAKFGEAHDGPTVVVTHFAPARGSIHPRFAGSPLNPCFVSDLEDRILRWKPRLWLHGHMHDSFDYTVGSTRVVANPRGYAKSGVVENASFDPSLVIEVAP